One region of Alosa sapidissima isolate fAloSap1 chromosome 1, fAloSap1.pri, whole genome shotgun sequence genomic DNA includes:
- the LOC121712235 gene encoding SLAM family member 5-like isoform X1: MSQTSDEKESGLTGPLSGKAESDEKKLLESTEMDAKWILLLYMAILHTVTSAPESVFAQEGNSVILTLHKRVNLDPDDAVWIFNQTRDVVRYYPHHPKSRQLRVLDLYKGRVEFDSTTFSLELKNPQKTDSGLYRGEINAEGRKTVVEYKLSVYEQVSAPVLAVETALSSGDICNVTVTCTAGDLSLTSTCNSSTCTQKELTMSSSPAILIRDGDIICNHSNPVSWSQATVDFERVCSQAQHFFDKQNATINTAVVGGLVPVAFVICAVLLICVLHKRCTGANKAKRKIIPIEMFPMTNGGKEQSEVVCGKASPGFPQNQTPGSELKQRNLYKPRATPSVNSESSESWATPLARQKILSSRSRKDQSPSQNKSSFTVVNLSQGSEPKKQNLSTPRATSSLVKKALDFDQVKSPTSIY; this comes from the exons ATGTctcagacatcagatgaaaaggagtcaggtctcacaGGACCGCTGTCAGGAAAAGCGGAGTCCGATGAAAAG AAACTTCTTGAAAGTACAGAAATGGATGCAAAGTGGATTCTGCTTCTCTACATGGCCATCCTTCACACAG TGACTAGTGCACCGGAGTCAGTGTTTGCTCAAGAGGGAAACTCTGTCATCCTGACCTTGCACAAACGTGTCAACCTGGACCCAGATGATGCTGTCTGGATATTTAATCAAACAAGAGATGTTGTTAGATATTATCCACACCATCCTAAATCTCGCCAGCTAAGAGTCCTAGACCTTTATAAGGGTAGAGTAGAATTTGACAGCACCACGTTCTCTCTGGAGCTGAAGAACCCGCAGAAGACTGACAGCGGACTCTACAGAGGAGAGATAAATGCAGAAGGAAGAAAGACTGTTGTTGAATACAAGCTCTCTGTTTACG agCAAGTTTCTGCCCCTGTATTGGCTGTGGAGACTGCCCTTTCCAGTGGTGACATCTGTAATGTGACGGTGACCTGTACAGCTGGTGACCTTTCTCTGACCTCCACCTGTAACAGTAGCACCTGCACACAGAAGGAACTGACTATGTCCTCAAGCCCTGCCATCCTTATTAGAGATGGTGACATCATCTGCAACCATAGCAACCCAGTCAGTTGGAGTCAAGCCACAGTGGACTTTGAAAGAGTGTGTTCGCAAG CGCAACATTTTTTTGACAAACAGAATGCAACGATCAATACTGCTGTTGTTGGAGGATTAGTGCCAGTGGCATTTGTAATTTGTGCAGTGCTACTAATTTGTGTCCTTCACAAACGATGTACAG GAGCCAACAAGGCAAAGAGG aaaatTATCCCCATTGAGATGTTCCCAATGACAAATGGTGGCAAGGAGCAGTCTGAAGTTGTTTGTGGAAAG GCTTCCCCTGGATTTCCCCAGAACCAAACCCCGGGATCAGAACTGAAGCAGCGAAACCTCTATAAGCCTAGGGCCACACCTTCTGTTAAT AGCGAAAGCAGTGAGTCCTGGGCTACACCCTTGGCTAGACAGAAGATACTG AGCTCGAGATCAAGGAAGGACCAAAGTCCCTCTCAGAACAAATCCTCTTTTACTGTGGTTAACCTCTCACAGGGATCAGAACCGAAGAAGCAAAACCTCTCTACGCCTAGGGCTACGTCCTCTTTGGTTAAG AAAGCGCTGGACTTCGATCAAGTTAAAAGTCCTACCTCCATCTACTGA
- the LOC121712235 gene encoding SLAM family member 5-like isoform X2, translating to MDAKWILLLYMAILHTVTSAPESVFAQEGNSVILTLHKRVNLDPDDAVWIFNQTRDVVRYYPHHPKSRQLRVLDLYKGRVEFDSTTFSLELKNPQKTDSGLYRGEINAEGRKTVVEYKLSVYEQVSAPVLAVETALSSGDICNVTVTCTAGDLSLTSTCNSSTCTQKELTMSSSPAILIRDGDIICNHSNPVSWSQATVDFERVCSQAQHFFDKQNATINTAVVGGLVPVAFVICAVLLICVLHKRCTGANKAKRKIIPIEMFPMTNGGKEQSEVVCGKASPGFPQNQTPGSELKQRNLYKPRATPSVNSESSESWATPLARQKILSSRSRKDQSPSQNKSSFTVVNLSQGSEPKKQNLSTPRATSSLVKKALDFDQVKSPTSIY from the exons ATGGATGCAAAGTGGATTCTGCTTCTCTACATGGCCATCCTTCACACAG TGACTAGTGCACCGGAGTCAGTGTTTGCTCAAGAGGGAAACTCTGTCATCCTGACCTTGCACAAACGTGTCAACCTGGACCCAGATGATGCTGTCTGGATATTTAATCAAACAAGAGATGTTGTTAGATATTATCCACACCATCCTAAATCTCGCCAGCTAAGAGTCCTAGACCTTTATAAGGGTAGAGTAGAATTTGACAGCACCACGTTCTCTCTGGAGCTGAAGAACCCGCAGAAGACTGACAGCGGACTCTACAGAGGAGAGATAAATGCAGAAGGAAGAAAGACTGTTGTTGAATACAAGCTCTCTGTTTACG agCAAGTTTCTGCCCCTGTATTGGCTGTGGAGACTGCCCTTTCCAGTGGTGACATCTGTAATGTGACGGTGACCTGTACAGCTGGTGACCTTTCTCTGACCTCCACCTGTAACAGTAGCACCTGCACACAGAAGGAACTGACTATGTCCTCAAGCCCTGCCATCCTTATTAGAGATGGTGACATCATCTGCAACCATAGCAACCCAGTCAGTTGGAGTCAAGCCACAGTGGACTTTGAAAGAGTGTGTTCGCAAG CGCAACATTTTTTTGACAAACAGAATGCAACGATCAATACTGCTGTTGTTGGAGGATTAGTGCCAGTGGCATTTGTAATTTGTGCAGTGCTACTAATTTGTGTCCTTCACAAACGATGTACAG GAGCCAACAAGGCAAAGAGG aaaatTATCCCCATTGAGATGTTCCCAATGACAAATGGTGGCAAGGAGCAGTCTGAAGTTGTTTGTGGAAAG GCTTCCCCTGGATTTCCCCAGAACCAAACCCCGGGATCAGAACTGAAGCAGCGAAACCTCTATAAGCCTAGGGCCACACCTTCTGTTAAT AGCGAAAGCAGTGAGTCCTGGGCTACACCCTTGGCTAGACAGAAGATACTG AGCTCGAGATCAAGGAAGGACCAAAGTCCCTCTCAGAACAAATCCTCTTTTACTGTGGTTAACCTCTCACAGGGATCAGAACCGAAGAAGCAAAACCTCTCTACGCCTAGGGCTACGTCCTCTTTGGTTAAG AAAGCGCTGGACTTCGATCAAGTTAAAAGTCCTACCTCCATCTACTGA
- the LOC121712338 gene encoding SLAM family member 9-like translates to MIPLLVLSLHKVASAPESLFALEKHSVTFNMKTNDNLDPDVAIWTFNQSSDVVRYYPHYPKSRQLRVTDPYKGRVEFNRTTFSLELKNLMKNDSGLYIGEINEWAKTVVGYRLFVYEQVSAPILTVGPVLSSGDLCNMTVTCTAGDLSLTSICNSSTCIQKKLTASSSLAIFIRDGIIVCNHTNSVGWKHATVETEAQCRRKQCPSALSVWIWIAVGGLCVTIVIAGVCCWVKRLEKRNYRVSAF, encoded by the exons TGGCCAGCGCCCCGGAGTCTCTGTTTGCCTTAGAGAAACACTCTGTAACCTTTAACATGAAGACAAATGACAACCTGGATCCAGATGTTGCCATATGGACCTTTAATCAATCAAGTGATGTTGTCAGGTATTACCCACATTATCCTAAATCTCGCCAGCTAAGAGTCACAGACCCTTACAAGGGCAGAGTAGAGTTTAATCGCACCACATTCTCTCTGGAGCTAAAGAACTTGATGAAGAATGACAGTGGACTCTACATAGGAGAGATCAATGAGTGGGCAAAGACTGTTGTTGGATACAGGCTTTTTGTTTATG aacaAGTATCTGCCCCCATCTTGACTGTTGGGCCTGTCCTGTCCAGTGGTGACCTCTGTAACATGACGGTGACATGTACAGCTGGTGACCTCTCTCTGACCTCCATCTGTAACAGCAGCACCTGCATACAGAAGAAATTGACTGCGTCCTCAAGCCTTGCCATCTTTATTAGAGATGGTATCATTGTCTGCAACCATACTAATTCTGTCGGTTGGAAACATGCCACAGTGGAAACTGAGGCTCAATGCCGACGTAAACAAT GCCCAAGTGCCCTCTCTGTGTGGATCTGGATTGCTGTAGGAGGCCTTTGTGTTACCATAGTTATAGCTGGAGTGTGCTGCTGGGTCAAACGACTGGAGAAGAG aaactacaggGTCTCAGCTTTCTAA